In one window of Helianthus annuus cultivar XRQ/B chromosome 17, HanXRQr2.0-SUNRISE, whole genome shotgun sequence DNA:
- the LOC110924438 gene encoding uncharacterized protein LOC110924438, protein MDNSDLRIFERWNTTGRKSLGPEAKGESIAANGQVERANRSIVEGIKKRLGKEGVSWLDELPHVLWAHRTMPKTSTRETPFSLTYGTEAVIPAEVAIPTPRMQQSQEENEQELRLNLDLVEERRELAAIREAKYKKELEKHYNSKVKEVRFRIGDYAMRSNEASLAEGTRKMAPKWEGPYQINTTGKDGAYTLKKMDGTLVPRTWNGAHLKRCFL, encoded by the exons ATGGATAACTCCGATCTTAGAATATTTGAAAGATGGAACACTACTGGAAGAAAAAGCTTAGGCCCGGAAGCTAAAGGTGAAAGCATTGCA GCCAATGGGCAGGTAGAAAGAGCCAACCGCAGCATTGTGGAGGGCATAAAAAAGCGCCTGGGGAAAGAGGGCGTCTCATGGTTGGATGAATTACCGCACGTCCTGTGGGCTCACCGGACGATGCCTAAGACAAGCACTAGAGAAACTCCTTTTAGCTTGACGTATGGTACGGAAGCAGTCATTCCTGCCGAAGTAGCGATACCCACTCCTCGCATGCAACAAAGCCAAGAAGAAAACGAACAAGAACTCCGCCTGAACCTCGACCTGGTCGAAGAAAGAAGAGAACTTGCGGCCATCCGAGAAGCTAAGTATAAAAAAGAACTGGAAAAACATTACAACTCAAAAGTAAAGGAGGTTCGGTTCAGGATCGGAGATTACGCTATGCGAAGCAACGAGGCAAGCTTGGCTGAGGGCACCAGAAAAATGGCTCCAAAGTGGGAGGGTCCTTATCAAATTAATACTACAGGAAAGGACGGTGCTTACACACTCAAAAAGATGGACGGAACCCTCGTCCCTCGTACTTGGAATGGAGCACACCTCAAGAGATGTTTCCTTTGA